In Sphingomonas sp. BGYR3, the genomic stretch CTGCGCCCGCCGCGCGCGACTGGGCGGCGGCGCTGGTCCGGTACGAACTGCTGGTGCTGAGGGAGCTGGGCTTTGGCCTTGACCTTCGTCAGTGCGTCGCCACCGGCGCGACCGAGGAACTGACCCATGTCAGCCCCAAAAGCGGCGGTGCGGTGAGCGCGCCGGCGGCACAGGGACTGACGGACCGCCTGTTGCGACTGCCCCGGTTTCTGCTGGATGGCAGTGCGGCCGATTGGCCGGACATTCTGGACGGCCTGCGCCTGACCGGCCATTTCATCGCCCGCGACCTGATGATCGGCCGGGGGCAGGATGCGATCGCGGCGCGGGACCGGCTCGTCGATCGGATCAAGCGCGCGGTTGCGTGACCGCAGAGCCGCCGCTAGTCGGCAGGCCGCAAGATTGCTCAGGATATCGGGGATTGTTCGGATGACGTTGATCGCAGTGCTGCCGGGCGACGGCATCGGGCCGGAAGTGACGGCAGAGGCGGTCCGCGTGCTGACCGCGCTCGATCTGGGCCTGACGTTCGAGGAAGCGCCGGTGGGCGGCGCGGGTTACGATGCCGATGGCCATCCGCTCCCGTCCGCGACGCTGGACCTGGCCCGCCGGGCCGATGCGGTCCTGTTCGGTGCGGTCGGGGACACGCGGTATGACGGGCTGGAGCGGCGGCTGCGCCCGGAACAGGCGATCCTGGGCCTGCGTGCCGCACTCGGCCTGTTCGCCAATCTGCGCCCGGCCCGGCTGTTCAAGGGGCTGGAGGACGCGTCCACCCTGAAGCGCGAGGTGGCCGAACGGATCGACATGGTCATCATCCGCGAGCTGAACGGTGATGTCTATTTCGGTGAAAAGGGGATCCGCCCCACCGCCGACGGCCGGCGTCAGGGATATGACGTTATGGCCTATGCCGAGGATGAGGTGCGCCGGATCGCCCATGTCGGCTTTCGCACCGCGCAGGGCCGCAAGGGGCGGTTGTGTTCGGTCGACAAGGCCAATGTGCTGGAAACCAGCCAGTTGTGGCGCGATGTGGTGATCGAGGTGGCGGCCGAATATCCCGACGTCGCGTTGAGCCATATGTATGTCGACAACGCCGCGATGCAGCTGGTCCGCGATCCGGGCCAGTTCGACGTGATCCTGACCGGCAACCTGTTCGGCGACATCCTGTCGGATCAGGCGTCGATGTGCGCCGGGTCGATCGGGATGCTGCCCAGCGCCGCGCTGAACGATGGCGGCAAGGGGCTGTACGAACCGATCCATGGTTCCGCGCCGGATATTGCCGGGCAGGGCCGGGCCAATCCGTGCGCGACGATCCTGTCCGCCGCGATGATGCTGCGCCATTCGCTGAACCGGCCCGAAGCGGCCGACCGGATCGAGGCGGCGGTGGCCACGGCGATTGCCGGGGGCGCCCGCACGGCGGACCTGGGCGGAACGCTGTCCACCCGCGCCATGGCCGATGCGGTGCTGGCCGCGCTCTGATCCCGATGCCTGATGCCCTTCACCTCGCCATCGTTGTTCCCGTCTTTAACGAGGCGAAGAATGTCCCGCGCCTGATCGAACGGCTGGATGCCGTGCTGGGCGAAAGCGGGTGGGAAGTCATTTTCGTCGATGATGACAGCCCCGACGGAACGGGCGATGCCGCCCGCGCCATGGCCCGGCGCGACCCGCGGGTGCGCGTGATCCAGCGGATCGGGCGGCGCGGCCTGTCCACCGCCTGTATCGAGGGGATGTGCGCGACCGCTGCGCCCATTGTCGCGGTGATGGACGGCGATCTGCAGCATGACGAAACGCTGTTGCCGCGCATGTTCGAGCTGTTGTTCGATCAGCCGGACCTGGACCTCGTTATCGGTTCCCGCTTTGTCGAAGGCGGCGGGACGGGCGAATGGGACCGGGATCGCGTCGCCAAATCCGCCCTTGCCACCCGGCTGGCGCAACACGTGATCAAGGCGGACCTGTCCGATCCGATGAGCGGGTTTTTCATGATCCGCACGGCCATCGTCCGTCAGCTTGTGCCCAGCCTGTCGGGGATCGGGTTCAAGATCCTGCTGGACGTGATGACGGCCAGCCCCCGCCCGCTGAAGTTTCGCGAAATGCCCTATGTCTTTCGCACGCGGGATGCGGGGGAAAGCAAGCTCGATCATGTCGTGGCGCTGGAATATCTGATCGCGCTGTATGACCGGATGTTCGGCCGCTGGGTGCCGGTGCGCTTTGTCCTCTTCGCGGGCGTCGGCGCGATGGGCGCGCTGGTCCACCTGACCATCCTGTGGCTGCTGTATCAGGCGCTGGGGGCGGATTTTCTGGCGGCGCAGATCGGTGCGACGCTGGTGGC encodes the following:
- the leuB gene encoding 3-isopropylmalate dehydrogenase, with product MTLIAVLPGDGIGPEVTAEAVRVLTALDLGLTFEEAPVGGAGYDADGHPLPSATLDLARRADAVLFGAVGDTRYDGLERRLRPEQAILGLRAALGLFANLRPARLFKGLEDASTLKREVAERIDMVIIRELNGDVYFGEKGIRPTADGRRQGYDVMAYAEDEVRRIAHVGFRTAQGRKGRLCSVDKANVLETSQLWRDVVIEVAAEYPDVALSHMYVDNAAMQLVRDPGQFDVILTGNLFGDILSDQASMCAGSIGMLPSAALNDGGKGLYEPIHGSAPDIAGQGRANPCATILSAAMMLRHSLNRPEAADRIEAAVATAIAGGARTADLGGTLSTRAMADAVLAAL
- the recO gene encoding DNA repair protein RecO, which gives rise to MHLIAPATILSVRLHGEHGAIVRGLTEAAGVVAGYVRGGHSRRLRPILQPGNRIAGEWRARTEDQLPGMTAELIHSRAPLFAEPLPAAAIDWATALTAATLPEGQPYPRLHATLEALLTAIEAAPAARDWAAALVRYELLVLRELGFGLDLRQCVATGATEELTHVSPKSGGAVSAPAAQGLTDRLLRLPRFLLDGSAADWPDILDGLRLTGHFIARDLMIGRGQDAIAARDRLVDRIKRAVA
- a CDS encoding glycosyltransferase family 2 protein; translation: MPDALHLAIVVPVFNEAKNVPRLIERLDAVLGESGWEVIFVDDDSPDGTGDAARAMARRDPRVRVIQRIGRRGLSTACIEGMCATAAPIVAVMDGDLQHDETLLPRMFELLFDQPDLDLVIGSRFVEGGGTGEWDRDRVAKSALATRLAQHVIKADLSDPMSGFFMIRTAIVRQLVPSLSGIGFKILLDVMTASPRPLKFREMPYVFRTRDAGESKLDHVVALEYLIALYDRMFGRWVPVRFVLFAGVGAMGALVHLTILWLLYQALGADFLAAQIGATLVAMTFNFFLNNLLTYRDRRLRGTRQLIDGWVSFCVICSVGAIANVGVAAFLHGAQQGAWAVPALAGVAVGAVWNFALSSRFTWGRYGRRAAG